In Lonchura striata isolate bLonStr1 chromosome 14, bLonStr1.mat, whole genome shotgun sequence, one genomic interval encodes:
- the LOC110477961 gene encoding H(+)/Cl(-) exchange transporter 5 isoform X1 → MDQKGYRRGSFQSATSDEDMLEIAGASMDFSMADDDPPLDREMGGFSSYNGGGMNGTSTMMDFLEEPLPGVGTYEDFNTIDWVREKSRDRDRHREITNRSKESTWALLHSVSDAFSGWLLMLLIGLLAGSLAGLIDISAHWMTDLKEGVCLAGFWFNHEHCCWKSNTTFTDRDKCPEWKSWSQLILGHGEGAFAYILNYLMYVIWALMFSLLAVLLVKGFAPYACGSGIPEIKTILSGFIIRGYLGKWTLVIKTITLVLAVSSGLSLGKEGPLVHVACCCGNILCHLFTKYRKNEAKRREVLSAAAAAGVSVAFGAPIGGVLFSLEEVSYYFPLKTLWRSFFAALVAAFTLRSINPFGNSRLVLFYVEFHMPWHLLELVPFILLGIFGGLWGAFFIRSNIAWCRRRKTTHLGKYPVLEVFVVTAITAILAFPNEYTRMSTSELISELFNDCGILDSSKLCEYVNDFNSTKGDDLPDRAAGPGVYTAMWQLALALIMKVFITIFTFGMKVPSGLFIPSMAVGAIAGRLLGVAVEQLAFYHHDWPIFSGWCSQGADCITPGLYAMVGAAACLGGVTRMTVSLVVIMFELTGGLEYIVPLMAAAMTSKWVADAIGREGIYDAHIRLNGYPFLEAKEEFSHKTRAMDVMRPRKNDPPLTVITQDSMSVEDVETIVSSTTYSGYPVVVSRTSQRLVGFVLRRDLIISIENARKKQDGIVSTSVICFTDYCPPLPPSSPSVLKLRSILDLSPFTVTDETPMEIVVDIFRKLGLRQCLVTHNGKLLGIITKKDVLKHIAQMANQDPDSILFN, encoded by the exons ATGGATCAGAAGGGCTATCGTCGGGGGAGCTTCCAGAGTGCCACCAGCGATGAGGATATGCTGGAAATAGCTGGAGCATCCATGGATTTCTCCATGGCAGATGATGACCCACCACTTGACAGGGAGATGGGAG GTTTCTCCTCATATAATGGAGGAGGGATGAACGGCACGAGCACCATGATGGATTTCCTGGAGGAGCCTCTTCCTGGTGTGGGCACCTACGAAGATTTTAACACCATAGACTGGGTGCGAGAGAAGTCCAGAGATCGAGACAGGCACAGGGAG ATCACCAACAGAAGCAAAGAGTCCACCTGGGCCCTGCTGCACAGCGTGAGCGACGCCTTCTCTGGCTGGCTGTTGATGCTCCTTATTGGATTGTTGGCAG GTTCCTTGGCAGGTCTGATTGACATCTCTGCCCACTGGATGACAGATCTGAAGGAAGGAGTGTGTTTGGCAGGGTTCTGGTTCAACCATGAGCACTGCTGCTGGAAATCCAACACCACCTTCACCGACAGGGACAAGTGTCCTGAGTGGAAAAGCTGGTCCCAGCTGATCCTGGGCCATGGAGAG GGGGCCTTTGCATATATCCTCAACTACTTAATGTACGTTATCTGGGCCTTGATGTTCTCCCTCCTTGCTGTGCTCCTGGTGAAGGGCTTTGCTCCCTATGCCTGTGGCTCAGGGATCCCAGAG ATCAAAACTATCTTAAGTGGTTTCATCATTAGAGGCTACCTGGGCAAGTGGACGCTGGTCATCAAAACCATCACCCTGGTGCTGGCCGTGTCCTCGGGGCtgagcctgggcaaggaggggcccctggtccaCGTGGCCTGCTGCTGTGGGAACATCCTGTGCCACCTCTTCACCAAGTACCGCAAGAACGAGGCCAAGCGCAGGGAG GtgctgtcagcagctgctgccgcCGGTGTGTCTGTGGCTTTTGGAGCTCCCATTGGAGGAGTGCTCTTCAGCTTGGAGGAG GTGAGTTACTACTTCCCCCTGAAGACCCTCTGGCGCTCCTTCTTCGCTGCGCTGGTCGCTGCCTTCACCCTGCGCTCCATCAACCCCTTTGGCAACAGCCGCCTCGTGCTCTTCTACGTGGAGTTCCACATGCCATGGCATCTGCTGGAGCTGGTGCCCTTCATCCTGCTGGGAATATTTGGTGGGCTCTGGGGAGCTTTCTTCATCCGCAGCAACATTGCCTGGTGCAGGCGGCGCAAGACGACGCATCTGGGCAAGTACCCGGTTCTGGAGGTGTTCGTGGTGACGGCCATCACGGCCATCCTGGCCTTCCCCAACGAGTACACCAGGATGAGCACCAGCGAGCTGATCTCGGAGCTCTTCAACGACTGTGGGATTTTGGACTCGTCCAAGCTCTGCGAGTATGTGAACGATTTCAACAGCACCAAGGGGGACGATCTGCCCGAccgcgccgccggccccggcgtGTACACGGCCATGTGGCAGCTGGCACTGGCCCTCATCATGAAGGTCTTCATCACCATCTTCACCTTTGGCATGAAG GTGCCCTCGGGGCTCTTCATCCCCAGCATGGCCGTGGGGGCCATCGCGGGCCGGCTGCTGGGGGTGGCCGTGGAGCAGCTGGCCTTCTACCACCATGACTGGCCCATCTTCAGCGGCTGGTGCAGCCAGGGGGCCGACTGCATCACCCCTGGCCTCTATGCCATGGTGGGCGCCGCTGCCTGTCTGG GGGGGGTGACCCGGATGACCGTGTCGCTGGTGGTCATCATGTTCGAGCTCACCGGGGGGCTGGAGTACATCGTGCCCCTGATGGCAGCAGCCATGACCAGCAAGTGGGTGGCCGACGCCATCGGCCGGGAGGGGATTTACGACGCCCACATCCGCCTGAACGGGTACCCCTTCCTGGAGGCCAAGGAGGAGTTCTCGCACAAGACACGGGCCATGGACGTGATGCGGCCGCGCAAGAACGACCCTCCCCTGACGGTCATCACGCAGGACTCCATGAGCGTGGAGGATGTGGAGACCATCGTCAGCAGCACCACCTACAGCGGCTACCCCGTGGTGGTGTCCCGCACGTCCCAGCGCCTGGTGGGGTTTGTCCTCAGGAGAGACCTCATCATTTCCATTG AAAACGCCCGGAAGAAGCAGGATGGGATCGTGAGCACCTCAGTTATTTGTTTCACTGACTACTGTCCCCCCCTGCCTCCGAGCTCCCCGTCTGTGCTGAAGCTCAGGAGCATCCTGGACCTCAGTCCCTTCACGGTGACAGACGAGACGCCCATGGAGATCGTGGTGGACATTTTCCGCAAGCTGGGACTGCGCCAGTGCCTGGTCACTCACAATGG gaaGCTGCTGGGGATCATTACCAAAAAGGATGTACTAAAGCACATTGCACAGATGGCCAACCAGGACCCTGATTCCATCCTCTTCAACTAG
- the LOC110477961 gene encoding H(+)/Cl(-) exchange transporter 5 isoform X2, whose translation MNGTSTMMDFLEEPLPGVGTYEDFNTIDWVREKSRDRDRHREITNRSKESTWALLHSVSDAFSGWLLMLLIGLLAGSLAGLIDISAHWMTDLKEGVCLAGFWFNHEHCCWKSNTTFTDRDKCPEWKSWSQLILGHGEGAFAYILNYLMYVIWALMFSLLAVLLVKGFAPYACGSGIPEIKTILSGFIIRGYLGKWTLVIKTITLVLAVSSGLSLGKEGPLVHVACCCGNILCHLFTKYRKNEAKRREVLSAAAAAGVSVAFGAPIGGVLFSLEEVSYYFPLKTLWRSFFAALVAAFTLRSINPFGNSRLVLFYVEFHMPWHLLELVPFILLGIFGGLWGAFFIRSNIAWCRRRKTTHLGKYPVLEVFVVTAITAILAFPNEYTRMSTSELISELFNDCGILDSSKLCEYVNDFNSTKGDDLPDRAAGPGVYTAMWQLALALIMKVFITIFTFGMKVPSGLFIPSMAVGAIAGRLLGVAVEQLAFYHHDWPIFSGWCSQGADCITPGLYAMVGAAACLGGVTRMTVSLVVIMFELTGGLEYIVPLMAAAMTSKWVADAIGREGIYDAHIRLNGYPFLEAKEEFSHKTRAMDVMRPRKNDPPLTVITQDSMSVEDVETIVSSTTYSGYPVVVSRTSQRLVGFVLRRDLIISIENARKKQDGIVSTSVICFTDYCPPLPPSSPSVLKLRSILDLSPFTVTDETPMEIVVDIFRKLGLRQCLVTHNGKLLGIITKKDVLKHIAQMANQDPDSILFN comes from the exons ATGAACGGCACGAGCACCATGATGGATTTCCTGGAGGAGCCTCTTCCTGGTGTGGGCACCTACGAAGATTTTAACACCATAGACTGGGTGCGAGAGAAGTCCAGAGATCGAGACAGGCACAGGGAG ATCACCAACAGAAGCAAAGAGTCCACCTGGGCCCTGCTGCACAGCGTGAGCGACGCCTTCTCTGGCTGGCTGTTGATGCTCCTTATTGGATTGTTGGCAG GTTCCTTGGCAGGTCTGATTGACATCTCTGCCCACTGGATGACAGATCTGAAGGAAGGAGTGTGTTTGGCAGGGTTCTGGTTCAACCATGAGCACTGCTGCTGGAAATCCAACACCACCTTCACCGACAGGGACAAGTGTCCTGAGTGGAAAAGCTGGTCCCAGCTGATCCTGGGCCATGGAGAG GGGGCCTTTGCATATATCCTCAACTACTTAATGTACGTTATCTGGGCCTTGATGTTCTCCCTCCTTGCTGTGCTCCTGGTGAAGGGCTTTGCTCCCTATGCCTGTGGCTCAGGGATCCCAGAG ATCAAAACTATCTTAAGTGGTTTCATCATTAGAGGCTACCTGGGCAAGTGGACGCTGGTCATCAAAACCATCACCCTGGTGCTGGCCGTGTCCTCGGGGCtgagcctgggcaaggaggggcccctggtccaCGTGGCCTGCTGCTGTGGGAACATCCTGTGCCACCTCTTCACCAAGTACCGCAAGAACGAGGCCAAGCGCAGGGAG GtgctgtcagcagctgctgccgcCGGTGTGTCTGTGGCTTTTGGAGCTCCCATTGGAGGAGTGCTCTTCAGCTTGGAGGAG GTGAGTTACTACTTCCCCCTGAAGACCCTCTGGCGCTCCTTCTTCGCTGCGCTGGTCGCTGCCTTCACCCTGCGCTCCATCAACCCCTTTGGCAACAGCCGCCTCGTGCTCTTCTACGTGGAGTTCCACATGCCATGGCATCTGCTGGAGCTGGTGCCCTTCATCCTGCTGGGAATATTTGGTGGGCTCTGGGGAGCTTTCTTCATCCGCAGCAACATTGCCTGGTGCAGGCGGCGCAAGACGACGCATCTGGGCAAGTACCCGGTTCTGGAGGTGTTCGTGGTGACGGCCATCACGGCCATCCTGGCCTTCCCCAACGAGTACACCAGGATGAGCACCAGCGAGCTGATCTCGGAGCTCTTCAACGACTGTGGGATTTTGGACTCGTCCAAGCTCTGCGAGTATGTGAACGATTTCAACAGCACCAAGGGGGACGATCTGCCCGAccgcgccgccggccccggcgtGTACACGGCCATGTGGCAGCTGGCACTGGCCCTCATCATGAAGGTCTTCATCACCATCTTCACCTTTGGCATGAAG GTGCCCTCGGGGCTCTTCATCCCCAGCATGGCCGTGGGGGCCATCGCGGGCCGGCTGCTGGGGGTGGCCGTGGAGCAGCTGGCCTTCTACCACCATGACTGGCCCATCTTCAGCGGCTGGTGCAGCCAGGGGGCCGACTGCATCACCCCTGGCCTCTATGCCATGGTGGGCGCCGCTGCCTGTCTGG GGGGGGTGACCCGGATGACCGTGTCGCTGGTGGTCATCATGTTCGAGCTCACCGGGGGGCTGGAGTACATCGTGCCCCTGATGGCAGCAGCCATGACCAGCAAGTGGGTGGCCGACGCCATCGGCCGGGAGGGGATTTACGACGCCCACATCCGCCTGAACGGGTACCCCTTCCTGGAGGCCAAGGAGGAGTTCTCGCACAAGACACGGGCCATGGACGTGATGCGGCCGCGCAAGAACGACCCTCCCCTGACGGTCATCACGCAGGACTCCATGAGCGTGGAGGATGTGGAGACCATCGTCAGCAGCACCACCTACAGCGGCTACCCCGTGGTGGTGTCCCGCACGTCCCAGCGCCTGGTGGGGTTTGTCCTCAGGAGAGACCTCATCATTTCCATTG AAAACGCCCGGAAGAAGCAGGATGGGATCGTGAGCACCTCAGTTATTTGTTTCACTGACTACTGTCCCCCCCTGCCTCCGAGCTCCCCGTCTGTGCTGAAGCTCAGGAGCATCCTGGACCTCAGTCCCTTCACGGTGACAGACGAGACGCCCATGGAGATCGTGGTGGACATTTTCCGCAAGCTGGGACTGCGCCAGTGCCTGGTCACTCACAATGG gaaGCTGCTGGGGATCATTACCAAAAAGGATGTACTAAAGCACATTGCACAGATGGCCAACCAGGACCCTGATTCCATCCTCTTCAACTAG